One Coraliomargarita parva DNA segment encodes these proteins:
- a CDS encoding ArnT family glycosyltransferase, translating into MISTRRTCILLALLYVLLAVTAFSSDLIFRVPVLDARENLALAERIAKHDLPAEPFYRALLYPWVLAHLPAKASLAPYLGLICHLFNALLCGAIAGLLWKRRAAAYTAGILYAVYPVALFFSFQILDITFALTWFLASLYCLVAAVDSRKYYFSLMAGGAVGLAVLARPNFLPVALFFPVGACVLEYWRARIWGRALVKFAAVALPFGLLMMLQGVVNYRLSGELRVLPWQGSYNLYAANRAGANGKFYQQQVVFDRIPSGMNPTRMESVYLYQQTGNEDVSIDAMGDYWRKALVESVREDPARWIGLMGRKLLYLVNDWEQYNNLSYHYHKERLVLLKWNPLGWGILLLGSVISLLLAWRVADRGMLAGLLFLVAAYAAGVLLFFVSARFRLPLASVLCVFCGGLVCVPWRALQPKQVVLSAACGIAVLFLSFGNWHEARDRSTYIQDDLLLSNAASKLGEDHLALHYAEQGLNRSHERQDLLRVKVASLFNLWMQAFDPAHSDSYWLELEQTLPMLTQDDASSLFIKGVALWRSGRRVDARMLWEQCIERYGQDASMCRDAIAVTSGSLDDRMDPSVSDMWQRVLND; encoded by the coding sequence ATGATTTCGACTCGTAGAACATGCATCCTGCTCGCACTGCTCTATGTGTTGTTGGCGGTGACTGCTTTTTCATCGGATTTAATATTCCGGGTGCCTGTTTTGGATGCGCGTGAGAATCTTGCTTTGGCTGAGCGGATAGCGAAGCATGATTTGCCCGCCGAACCTTTTTACCGGGCTTTGCTTTATCCGTGGGTATTGGCACATCTGCCGGCAAAAGCTTCGCTAGCACCATATCTCGGGCTCATCTGTCATCTGTTCAATGCGTTGCTTTGTGGTGCGATTGCGGGATTGCTCTGGAAACGCCGAGCGGCTGCTTACACGGCCGGGATCTTATATGCTGTTTACCCGGTTGCGTTGTTTTTCTCGTTCCAGATCCTCGATATCACCTTTGCGCTGACTTGGTTTCTTGCTAGTCTATATTGTCTCGTTGCTGCAGTCGATTCGCGGAAATATTATTTTTCATTGATGGCTGGAGGGGCGGTTGGTTTAGCTGTTTTGGCTCGACCGAATTTTCTTCCTGTGGCCCTGTTCTTTCCAGTTGGTGCATGCGTTTTAGAGTATTGGAGAGCACGTATCTGGGGGCGGGCTCTAGTGAAGTTCGCTGCTGTTGCTTTGCCCTTTGGTCTTCTCATGATGCTGCAGGGAGTCGTCAACTACCGGCTTTCCGGTGAATTACGGGTTTTGCCATGGCAGGGGAGCTACAACCTCTATGCGGCGAACCGAGCGGGAGCGAATGGTAAATTCTACCAGCAGCAAGTGGTCTTCGATCGGATCCCGTCCGGTATGAATCCGACTCGTATGGAATCCGTCTACCTTTACCAGCAGACCGGAAACGAAGATGTGAGTATTGATGCGATGGGGGATTACTGGCGCAAGGCACTTGTCGAATCGGTGCGGGAAGATCCCGCGCGCTGGATCGGACTGATGGGGCGCAAGTTATTATATCTCGTCAATGACTGGGAGCAGTACAACAACCTGAGCTACCACTACCACAAGGAGCGATTGGTGCTTCTGAAATGGAATCCGCTGGGCTGGGGGATACTCCTGTTGGGCTCGGTGATTTCGCTCCTGCTGGCATGGCGTGTTGCCGATCGGGGGATGCTTGCGGGCTTATTATTTCTTGTGGCGGCCTATGCCGCTGGTGTGCTGCTCTTCTTCGTGAGTGCGCGCTTTCGTTTACCGCTGGCATCCGTGCTTTGCGTGTTCTGCGGAGGCCTCGTCTGTGTCCCTTGGCGAGCGTTGCAACCTAAGCAGGTCGTACTGTCAGCAGCTTGTGGCATTGCGGTTCTATTTTTGAGTTTCGGTAACTGGCATGAGGCACGTGATCGGAGTACTTACATACAAGACGATCTACTTCTCTCCAATGCCGCTTCGAAGCTGGGGGAAGATCATTTGGCGCTCCATTATGCAGAACAGGGACTGAACCGGTCTCATGAACGACAAGACCTGCTCCGGGTCAAGGTGGCTAGCCTGTTTAACCTGTGGATGCAGGCATTCGATCCAGCGCATTCCGACTCGTATTGGTTGGAGTTGGAGCAGACGCTGCCCATGTTGACACAGGATGATGCTTCCTCCTTGTTTATCAAAGGCGTTGCCCTCTGGCGTAGCGGTCGGCGAGTGGATGCCAGAATGCTCTGGGAGCAATGCATCGAACGGTACGGGCAAGACGCATCAATGTGCCGAGACGCGATTGCCGTGACCAGCGGTTCCCTGGACGATCGAATGGATCCAAGCGTCAGCGACATGTGGCAACGTGTTCTGAACGATTAA
- a CDS encoding class I SAM-dependent methyltransferase — MHPETTNYQKFQTSNPVVRRLLDNFFETIKRRLGSGFEGHLLDAGCGEGLVLHRMGSLLPKQVSAFDINPDCVAYVKAQWPGVQVSVQDIYNLPYADGEFDLVLCLEVLEHLSEPEKALAELKRVSSGRLILSVPYEPWFQLGSLLRGKYIRSFGNHPEHVNHWSPKTFRAFLENVFERVMIETSFPWIIAEVDNRNA, encoded by the coding sequence ATGCATCCAGAGACGACGAATTACCAGAAGTTTCAGACCTCCAATCCGGTCGTTCGGAGGCTCCTCGACAATTTTTTCGAGACAATCAAGCGACGTCTTGGATCTGGGTTTGAGGGGCATCTGCTGGATGCCGGATGCGGCGAGGGACTTGTCTTGCATCGCATGGGCAGCCTCCTTCCGAAGCAAGTGAGCGCTTTTGATATCAACCCCGATTGTGTCGCCTATGTGAAGGCCCAGTGGCCCGGGGTGCAGGTGAGTGTCCAGGATATTTATAATCTGCCTTATGCGGATGGAGAGTTCGACCTAGTACTCTGTCTGGAGGTCTTGGAGCATCTCTCGGAACCTGAAAAAGCGCTGGCCGAGTTGAAACGGGTGTCGTCTGGGCGACTCATCCTTTCGGTACCCTATGAACCATGGTTCCAATTGGGCAGTTTGTTGCGGGGGAAGTATATCAGGAGTTTTGGAAATCACCCGGAGCATGTGAACCATTGGTCTCCAAAGACCTTTCGGGCCTTTCTTGAAAATGTCTTCGAGCGAGTCATGATCGAGACCTCCTTTCCCTGGATCATTGCCGAGGTGGATAACCGGAACGCATGA
- a CDS encoding GtrA family protein encodes MKILVRLQKLGLVAGISFILNVGITSLLTERFGVAPRVSFATTLVSIFVINFLLTRYWVFSDRVANTSAAKQFLHCMLVSAAFRLAEWSAFAILEAWTDIHYIFLIVGILIVSFLTKSLVYDRFVFR; translated from the coding sequence ATGAAGATACTTGTGCGACTCCAGAAGTTGGGCTTGGTTGCAGGTATTAGTTTTATCCTGAATGTGGGGATCACTTCCTTGCTGACGGAGCGTTTTGGGGTGGCGCCGCGAGTCTCATTTGCGACCACCTTGGTAAGCATATTTGTCATCAACTTTTTGCTGACACGGTACTGGGTATTTTCGGATCGGGTGGCAAATACCTCCGCCGCTAAGCAATTCCTGCATTGCATGCTTGTTTCCGCTGCTTTCAGGCTGGCGGAGTGGAGTGCGTTTGCGATTCTTGAAGCATGGACCGACATCCATTATATCTTCTTGATCGTCGGGATCCTGATCGTGTCCTTTCTTACGAAATCACTTGTGTACGATCGTTTCGTGTTCCGATGA
- a CDS encoding glycosyltransferase family 2 protein, translated as MASQTTPDAVTLGFVIPVYNEEATLHTLYREICEVLSRNHLDAFTICFVDDGSNDHSWARIQELCKQDPAHCMALRFRRNFGKADALQAGFEQVNADYIFTLDADLQDNPEEIPAFLEKIQTGFDLVSGWKQVRHDPLSKTLPSKVFNALARSISGLPLHDFNCGYKLYRKNVVDNIRLYGELHRFTPILANAEGFTVAELPVQHRPRRHGYSKYGSKRFLKGALDLITVVVLTRYLRRPSHIFGGFGALAGFCGFMILAWLSFDKIAMGATIGGRPLFFLGILLMLLGAQLVSLGLVAELIIRSSSPHSTLARISERSANAIPSSEHETIVHK; from the coding sequence ATGGCAAGCCAGACAACTCCCGATGCAGTCACCCTTGGGTTCGTAATACCCGTTTACAATGAAGAGGCTACGCTTCATACGCTTTACCGGGAAATCTGCGAGGTTCTAAGCCGGAATCACCTCGACGCATTTACAATTTGCTTCGTCGATGATGGGAGTAATGACCACTCATGGGCAAGAATCCAAGAGCTCTGCAAACAGGATCCCGCTCATTGCATGGCACTCCGATTCCGGCGCAATTTCGGCAAAGCCGATGCCTTGCAGGCCGGGTTCGAACAGGTCAATGCCGACTACATTTTTACACTGGATGCAGACTTGCAGGATAATCCTGAGGAAATCCCAGCCTTTTTGGAAAAGATCCAGACCGGGTTCGATCTGGTTTCCGGCTGGAAACAAGTCCGGCACGATCCCCTGAGCAAAACACTCCCCTCCAAAGTGTTTAATGCGCTGGCACGCAGCATAAGCGGCCTGCCCCTCCACGACTTCAACTGCGGCTACAAGCTCTACCGTAAAAATGTTGTCGATAATATACGGCTCTACGGAGAGCTGCACCGGTTTACGCCCATCTTGGCCAATGCCGAAGGGTTCACCGTAGCAGAACTACCGGTGCAACACCGCCCCCGACGACACGGGTACTCCAAGTACGGGAGCAAACGCTTTCTAAAGGGAGCCCTCGATCTGATTACCGTCGTTGTCTTGACCCGCTACCTAAGACGCCCCTCTCATATATTTGGCGGATTCGGAGCCCTGGCGGGATTCTGTGGTTTTATGATACTCGCCTGGCTGTCTTTCGATAAAATAGCGATGGGCGCAACCATCGGAGGCAGACCGCTCTTCTTCCTTGGCATTCTGCTGATGCTGCTCGGCGCCCAGTTGGTTTCGCTGGGTTTGGTCGCGGAACTGATCATCCGCAGCAGTTCGCCCCATTCCACCCTGGCACGCATTTCGGAGCGATCCGCCAATGCCATTCCCTCATCGGAACACGAAACGATCGTACACAAGTGA